The Deltaproteobacteria bacterium sequence GTGATCCAGATTTTATTTTGGGCCTTGGCGATTTTCCTTAAGAGCCGGTAGAAATAAAAAAGTCTTAAAAAAGAGTAGTAGTTGAGGTGAATGAGGCTTGAAAGATTTTTTCTGGATGCTTTGATGCTCAAGACAGACCAGTCTTCCAGCAAGTGCTCCGTATCTTGAAAATCGGGGTTCCAAGCCCTTAGCCAGGCTTTCTCAAAGGCGTCGATGGCCTTGAATATTTCAGCTCCCTCGACGTAAACTCCAGTGTCTCGCCAGGCCCTTGAGCCCTGATGGGCCTTGAAATGTTTTGAGGAGAGATTGGCGCTTCCGCTAAAAAGGGCATGCTCATCGATAAGGACTGTTTTGCGGTGATTGCGTCGATTAAGATATTTAAACCAACGCCCAAATTTGTGAACTTTCAGAAAATGGCTGAGGGGCTGTGAAGGCTTTCGAATCCAGGGGAAAGGGCGATAAATACGCGTTTGTATATTCTGGCCATCGAGTTTTCTGAGGTCTTCCGCTTTCCATTCGGAACAGCCAAACCCATCGATAATCAATTTTATTTTGACTCCTCTTTGTATGGCTTGCCGAAAGGTAGAGAATAATCTTTCGCTCAATTCCCCTTTTTCAAAGATGTAGAATTCAACGCGTACCCAGTGCTGGGCGAGCCCTATCGCGCGTAAGATGTCTTCAAAAAACAAATCGGTATCGGTGTAAATTTTTTCGACCCGCCACCGCGGATTTGGCTCAGGGTTTTGGATAGCGTTTAGGTTTTCCACTTGATGGAACATCCCATGGAAGGCATTTGTTGGGCAAGAGGAGTATGGCCACTCAATAAATCATCCAGGGCCTCACGCAGTTCGTGGCGTTTCGCTTGTGTGGCGTCTTTCCAATTGTCATCGATGCGGCCGTGGTAGGCGAGTTTTCGGTCCCGGCCGTAGACAAAAATATCAGGGGTGCAGACGGCGCCAAAGTTTTTTGCAATTTCCTGGGTTTCGTCGATCAGGTAAGGAAAACCGTAATTATAATCCAGGGCCCTTGTTCTTAAATTTTCAGGGCTATCGTCCGGGTAAGCGCTGGCATCATTCGAGCAGATGCCGATCAGCTGAACCCCGCGTCCTTCATAATCCTTGCGAAGTTCCACGAGCCGATCTTCAACGGCTTGAACGTAAGGGCAATGCGCGCAGATGAAAAGGATCACCAATACTTTTTTATCCGAGAAAGAATTGAGGTCAAAGTTTTGTCCACTCACTGCATCTTTGAGATGGAAAGCGGGGAGGGGACTGGCTAGATTTAGGGGTTCTGAGTTTAAGAGGGCCATAGGCTAATTCTCCTTTAAAATAGCGCAAAATCCACCACAATCGCATCGTGATCGCTACATTCCCGACCTTGATAAGTCAGTCCATCAATTACTTTAGGAGAGCTGGGTTTGAGAGGATAATCTTTAAACTCTGCCTCTTCGGTAATAAGCTGTAAATCTTTGGCTGCAAACCAATCGATTTTGAAACTGCAGCGGCCATTGTTTTTGCTGAGGGCCCAATCGATAAATTTGAAACACCAATTGGGAATAATGTCTTTTAAATTTTTTATTTTTTTGATGTCTTCGATGCTGTAATGCAGCGTGCAAACTCCCAGTTCGTTCCAGTTTTTGTAATGAAAGCCATGTTGCTCCAGACTTTTAAAAAGGCCTCTTTCAAATAATTTATCCGGATGGGGGTAATGTTTGGCAATCACATAACGCACACCCATGGCCACGCGTACCCAAAAGCCATAGATAGCCCAGAGGGCTTTGCTGGAATTGTAGGTGGTGGTGTTTAAATCTCCGCCAAAGAGTGTGGGCATTTTGGGCAGCTTTTCTAAGGCCTTTAAAATGGTGCGCATCTGATCTCGGCGGTGGCGTTTGCTGGAATGGGCATCCAGGTGGGCGCAGACGAGGCGCATTTTTTTCTGGGGAAGAAGGACTGTACAGCAAAGCGCTTGCTGATGGCCCAGGCGTTTTTCTTTGCCCTTCATTTTATCTTTGTTGTTGTGCAGAGGAATGAGAAAAAAATCTTCCAGGGAATAACGGGAAAGAATGGCATTGC is a genomic window containing:
- a CDS encoding thioredoxin family protein is translated as MALLNSEPLNLASPLPAFHLKDAVSGQNFDLNSFSDKKVLVILFICAHCPYVQAVEDRLVELRKDYEGRGVQLIGICSNDASAYPDDSPENLRTRALDYNYGFPYLIDETQEIAKNFGAVCTPDIFVYGRDRKLAYHGRIDDNWKDATQAKRHELREALDDLLSGHTPLAQQMPSMGCSIKWKT